The DNA window GCGCGCTTCAGGTGATTGTTGATCACGATGCGCTGGTCGAAGAGCAGCTTCACCGGGACGGCGCGGACGGACGTGGCCGTCGGCAGCTCCAGGGAGGCGTTCATGTTCTTCGCGACCGCAGCTGCGGGACCGCGCAGGGTGACCAGCTCGGGGCCGGCGGCCGGCTCGGCCGGCTTCGCGGCGGCCGCCGGCTTGGCGGGCGCGGCCTTGGCGGGCGCGGCCTTCGCCGGAGCGGGGGCCGCCGGGGCGGCCGCAGCGGCGGCGGGCTGCGCGGCGGCGGCCGGAGCTGCCGGGGCCGGTGCGGCGGGCGCCGCGGGCGTGGTGGCGGCCGGGGCGGGGCCGCCCGCGGCTTCGATCACCTCCTGCGGCGGCGCTGCCGCCGCGGTGCCCGGCTTGTAGTCGGCGAAGAAGTCCCACCAGGCTCGGTCGACCGAGTTCGGGTCCTGGAGGTACTGCTGGTAGATCTCGTCGACGAGCCACTCATTGGGACCGAAGACGTCCGCAGGGCTCTTGCCCTGCCCGTCTTGGTCGGTCGAGATGCTCGAGGTGTTGGGGGACTGTGGCGACACGGCGGCAACCGCCCTCTTCCGCTTCACAAGGTGATGGACAGCGGGAATAAAGGCTACGCCTGTCTGCAGGGTTGATGCAGGCCACCCGGGCCAGCAGTCGCGCAAGTCACATTCGCTCCGGGGTTTCGGGGCATGACTTGGCGGGAAACACACGGGGTTCTGCTGGTCCCAGGGGTCTCAGGGTTCGCTCAAGCGCGCCCCACACTCCCTCGAATGTGTGCCTCCGCCACCGACCATACGTCAAACGTGATCGCGCGGTACGCCCGGAAGAGTGACCTGAATGCGGCACCCATGGGGGGATTCGGCCACCCCGATGCTCCCTCCGTGCAGATCCACCGCCCAGCGGGCGATGGCCAGCCCCAGCCCCGTGCCGCCGTCCGTGCCCGGGCCCTGCTGCCCGGAGCCGCCCCGGTTGAACCGCTCGAAGACCCGGTGCCGCTCGGCCTCGGGGATGCCCGGGCCCTCGTCCAGCACCTCCAGGGCCAGCGACTGCGGCCCCTCGCCGCGGCGCGCCCGCACCGTGACCCGCCCGTGCGGGGGGCTGTGCTTGACCGCGTTGTCCACCAGGTTCGCCACCACCTGGTGCAGCCGCTCCGCGTCCGCGTGGGCCGTCAGCTCCGGCGGGGACACGTCCAGGTGCAGGTGCACGTCCTTGCGGGCGTGCGGAGAGGAGCCGGAGCCGTTGGCCATGCTCGCCTCCTTCAGGACGCCCGCCAGATACGGCCACACCTCGAAGCGCCGCGCATGCAGCGGTACGACCCCGTTGTCGAGCCGGGACAGGTCCAGCAGCTGCTCCACCAGGCGGCCGAGCCGCTCGGTCTGGCGCAGCGCCGTCCGCATCGTCTCCGGATCCGCGGCCGACACCCCGTCCACCACGTTCTCCAGGACCGCCCGCAGGCCCGCGATCGGGGTCCGCAGCTCGTGCGAGACGTTGGCGACGAGCTCCTTGCGGTGGGTGTCCACCGCCTCCAGGTCGGCGGCCATGCGGTTGAAGGCGTTCGCCAGGTGCCCGAACTCGTCCCGCCGCCCGGCGCCCACCCGGCGCGTGTAGTCGCCCTGCGCCATCGCCCGGGTGACCTCGGTCATCTCGTCCAGCGGCGCGGTCAGGCCCTGCGCCACGAACTGCGTTATCAGCAGCGAGGCGATGATCGAGAAGACGGTGATCACCCGGAGCTCGGTCGCCGAGTGGATCGCGACGAAGACCAGGAAGGTCGTTATCACCACCGAGCCGATGACGAGGGCGCCCAGCGCCGCCTTCACCGACCGGTAGGGGTCCAGCGGGCGCAGCGCCTCCCAGACGCGGCCCCCCAGGCCCGCCGGGACCGCCGCGCCCCTGCTCCGCCCGTCCTCGCGGGCCCGCCTGCCCTGGCCCGCGCCCCGTGCCGCGCCCTGGCCGGTGCCGCCCCCGGGGCCGGCCGTGCCGCCGGTCATGCCGCCGGGGTCTCCAGTGCATAGCCGACGCCGTGCACCGTACGGATCCGCTCCGCGCCGATCTTCCGGCGGAGCGCCTTGATGTGGCTGTCGACCGTGCGGGTGCCCGAGGCGTCGGCCCAGTCCCACACCTCCGCGAGCAGCTGCTCGCGGGAGAGGACGGCGCGCGGCGTGTTCGCCAGGCAGACCAGCAGGTCGAACTCGGTCGGCGTCAGGTGCACGTCGGCGCCTCTGACCCGCACCCGGCGCTGGGCGTGGTCGATCTCCAGCTCGCCCAGGCGCAGGATGCCGCTGCGCGGGGTGTGCGCGGCGAGGGCCGCCCGCTCCACGCGCCGCAGCAGCACGTGCACCCGGGCCGCCAGCTCGCGCATCGAGAACGGCTTGGTCATGTAGTCGTCGGCGCCGACGCCGAGGCCGACCAGCATGTCCGTCTCGTCGTCGCGCGCGGTGAGCATCAGCACGGGCACCGGACGCTGCGCCTGCACCCGCCGGCACACCTCCAGGCCGTCGAAGCCCGGCAGCATCACGTCGAGCACGAGCAGGTCGGGCTGCCACGCCTCCGCGGTGTCGACGGCCGCCGGCCCGTCGCCCGCGGTGCGGACCTGGAAGCCCTCGGCCCGCAGCCGCGCCGCGATGGCGTCGACGATGGTCCGGTCGTCCTCGACCACCAGCACCCGGCGCTGCGCCCCGGCGGAGGCTGCGGCGCCGTTCGGGCCGATGTGTGTCTGCTCCATGCGCGCCCCGCCCCTAGCGTCTTTCCGTCGCGTCGTTCTCTGCCGGCTCTTCAGCTGTGGCAAGCAGGGTACGGGCAGGTGGCGGGCGACGGCTACGCGGCACGTTGCGCGAGGTGCACTACGTCCGGTACGCCCCGGGCAACCGCGATCTCTTCGGTCCGTACCCCTTCGAAACCGGCATTCCGGAGGGCTCCCTCGAATTCGGCCGACGGCTCGGCCGACCACACGGCGAGCACGCCGCCGGGCGTCAGGCGCTCGCGGCAGCCCGCCAGGCCGGCGGGGGAGTAGAGGCCGCCGTTGTCCTCCGTGACGGTCCAGCCGGGGCCGTTGTCGATGTCCAGGCACAGGGCGTCGTAGCGCACGGGGGCGGTGCGCAGGTGGTGCAGCAGGTCGCCCTCGGCGACCTCGGTGCGAGGATCGGCCAGCGCCCGCGCCGAGATGGTGCCCAGCGGCCCGGCCCGGTGCCAGTCGATCACCGCTCGCTCCCGCTCGACGACCGTGATCCGGCCCCACCGGGGCTCCTCGGCGGCCCGGGCGAGGGAGAAGCCGACGCCGAGCCCGCCGATGAGGACGGACGGCCCCGGGCGGTCCGCGGGGAGGGCGGCCAGCGCGGCGTCCACGAGCAGCCGCTCCGAGCGCCCGTCGGAGGTGTCCATCAGGAAGCAGCCGTTCGCGATGATCTCGTGGACCGCGCCGTCCCCGGTGCCCCGGCGACGCAGGACCACCTCGCCGTACGGGCCCTCGCGGCGGTCCAGGGTGACGGGCCCCCCGCCGGTGTCGTACGGGTCGCGCTGGAGGGTGGTCATCGGGTGGCCTCCGTGTCGGTCGGTACTCGGCGGACGCGGCAGGCGGGTGCGGGGTTGAGCGGCGTGACAGGAGTCACGGTCTGTGGTTGATTCGCCTGCCCTCGATGGACCTTAATGTCGGAGGGAGCCGGAGCGGGGTCGCTTTTCGCTCCGCCGGGTGCCGTGACGGACCCCGCGAGGAAGGGGCTGGGCCGAGTGAGTGTGGTGGATCCCGACGGCGAGTCCCTGCGGCGCCGGCGGCGAGCTCTCCGGGCCCCCTCGCCCGGCCGGATGCTGCGGGCGCTGCCCACCCCCCTCGGCACGCCGTTCACGTTCTTCTACGGCCTGGTCCTGCTGGCCACCGCGCTCTACACGCACTACGGCGACGAGGCCACGGTCGACGAGCTCCTGCGCGCGTCCAGCACCGACGCCGCGCACCTGGCCGAACAGCCGCTCGTCGTCCTGCTGGCGAGCGCCCTGTGGATAGCCGGCGGCCTGTACTCGCTGTTCGGGATCCTCTTCGTCCTCGTCGTCTCCGCGCTGGAGCGCCGGATCGGCGGGGCCCGCACCGCCGGCGTCTTCCTCCTCGGCCACGTGCTGGCCACCCTCGCCACCGAGCTGCCCGTGGCGGGCGCCGTGGCCGCGGGGCGGCTGCCCGAGGCCTCGCTGCACCGCCTCGACTACGGCATCAGCTTCGGCGTGATGGCCTGCATAGGCGCGCTCGCCGGGCTGCTGCGGCAGCGCGGGAAGCGGATCGTCCTCGGTCTCTCGTTCCTCATGTGCGCCCAGGACCTCGTCGAGTTCGCCGACCCGCTCGCCAGCTGGGGCCACCCCATAGCCCTGCTCACCGGCATGGCCTGCTGGAGCCTCCTGCGCGACAAGGGGCCGGCGGCCGGATCGGCCGCGGACGGTGCCGTCCCAGGCCCGCTGCGTGCGCCGCGGGAGGCCGGGCAGGGCGGTCCGGCCGGTGCACCACAGCAGAGTCTCCGCGGGGGAGCGGCCGGCCGGGGCGTCCGGGAAGAGCCGCTCGACGGCGGGCGCGCAGAGCCCGTCGGGCAGGTCGTGGCCGCCGGGGCGGACGGGGGTGAGCCCGAGGCCGCGCGCGATGTCGTCCGTATGGAGTACGAGTTCCCTCACGCCCATGGCGGCGAACCCGGGCGCGTCGGAGCGGCCCCACGGGTGCCAGGCGCGATCCCCCTCCCCCGCGCCGCGGACGGTCGCGGCGAGCAGCGCCGCAGCGATGCGGATGCCCTCCAGGCGGGCCGGTAGCGGCGCCTCGGGGTCGAGCGAGGCGAACAGGGCGATGCAGCGGTCGGCGGGCCGGGCCGTGAGCAGGCCCGCGTAGCCGACGAGACCCAGCGCGAGGTGGTCGAGCGTCGCGGCCGCGGACCACTCCAGGCCGGCCGCGGGCCGGGACCAGTCGTGGCCCGCGCCCGCCTCCAGGACCGCGGAGCAGTGCCCGGCGGCGTCGGTGACCGGCGCGGCCCAGGCGTCGGCGGTACGGGGCGCGGCGGGGCCGCCGGACGGCGCCGCTTCGGCTGATCGCCGCGGCGGCGGGAACAACAGGGACGAGCCCCCTGCTTGGCAGGACGAGCCCTGCCCGCGATCCGCTGCGGCGCTGCCGAGCAGCACGACCCCGCCGCGGCGGCGCGTAACCCCCACCGGTGTATCCGGCGGTGCCGGACCCGCAGGCGGCCCATCGGTCCCGCCCGCCTGATCGCTCAGAGCGAACGCCGGACAGGCCGGGGAACATCCACGGAGCGGCACGCATTGAGTCGGCATAGCTCAACTTGCCTGCCTAAGGGGAGATCATGGCTTCGACGTCCACATCGCTCACCCTGCCCGTGCTGCCCCTCGACGACGAGGTCGTCCTGCCCGGCATGGTGGTGCCCCTCGACCTGTCCGACACCGAGGTGAGGGCGGCCGTCGAGGCCGCCCAGGCCGCCGCGCGGGGCGGCGACAAGCCGCTCGTGCTGCTCGTGCCGCGGGTGGACGGCACCTACGCGGGCGCCGGCACGCTCGGCAGCGTCGACCAGGTGGGGCGGCTCTCCGGCAGCGGCGACCCCGGCGCGCTCATCCGCGGCGTCCGCCGCGTGCGCATCGGCGCGGGGACGACCGGCCCCGGGGCCGCGCTGTGGGTCGAGGGCACCGCGATGGAGGAGATCACCCCCGACCCGCTGCCCGGCGCCGTCGCCGAGCTCGTCAAGGAGTACAAGGCGCTCGCCACCAGCTGGCTGCGCAAGCGCGGCGCCTGGCAGGTCGTCGACCGCGTCCAGCAGATCGAGGACGTGGGCCAGCTCGCCGACAACTCCGGCTACTCGCCGTTCCTGACGGTCCAGCAGCGCGTCGAGCTCCTGGAGACCGCCGACCCGGTGGCCCGGCTCCGGCTCGCCGTCGGATGGCTCGGCGAGCACCTCGCCGAGCAGGACGTCGCCGAGTCCATCGCCAAGGACGTCCAGGAGGGCGTCGACAAGCAGCAGCGCGAGTTCCTGCTGCGCCGCCAGCTGGAGGCCGTCCGCAAGGAGCTCGCCGAGCTCAACGGCGACCCGGAGAACGAACCGGACGACTACCGCGCCCGCGTCGAGGCCGCCGACCTGCCGGAGAAGGTCCGCGAAGCGGCCCTGAAGGAGGTCGGCAAGCTGGAGCGGTCCTCCGACCAGAGCCCCGAGGGCGGCTGGATCCGCACCTGGCTGGACACCGTCCTGGAGATGCCCTGGAACGAGCGCAGCGAGGACGCGTACGACATCCCCGGCGCGAAGGCCGTCCTCGACGCCGACCACGCGGGCCTGGAGGACGTGAAGGAACGGATCACCGAGTACCTGGCGGTGCGCAAGCGGCGCGCCGACCGGGGGCTGGGAGTGGTCGGCGGGCGGCGCGGGGGCGCGGTGCTCGCGCTCGTCGGCCCGCCCGGCGTCGGAAAGACCTCGCTGGGCGAGAGCGTCGCCCGCG is part of the Streptomyces roseifaciens genome and encodes:
- a CDS encoding response regulator transcription factor: MEQTHIGPNGAAASAGAQRRVLVVEDDRTIVDAIAARLRAEGFQVRTAGDGPAAVDTAEAWQPDLLVLDVMLPGFDGLEVCRRVQAQRPVPVLMLTARDDETDMLVGLGVGADDYMTKPFSMRELAARVHVLLRRVERAALAAHTPRSGILRLGELEIDHAQRRVRVRGADVHLTPTEFDLLVCLANTPRAVLSREQLLAEVWDWADASGTRTVDSHIKALRRKIGAERIRTVHGVGYALETPAA
- a CDS encoding spermidine synthase, which translates into the protein MTTLQRDPYDTGGGPVTLDRREGPYGEVVLRRRGTGDGAVHEIIANGCFLMDTSDGRSERLLVDAALAALPADRPGPSVLIGGLGVGFSLARAAEEPRWGRITVVERERAVIDWHRAGPLGTISARALADPRTEVAEGDLLHHLRTAPVRYDALCLDIDNGPGWTVTEDNGGLYSPAGLAGCRERLTPGGVLAVWSAEPSAEFEGALRNAGFEGVRTEEIAVARGVPDVVHLAQRAA
- a CDS encoding rhomboid-like protein translates to MSVVDPDGESLRRRRRALRAPSPGRMLRALPTPLGTPFTFFYGLVLLATALYTHYGDEATVDELLRASSTDAAHLAEQPLVVLLASALWIAGGLYSLFGILFVLVVSALERRIGGARTAGVFLLGHVLATLATELPVAGAVAAGRLPEASLHRLDYGISFGVMACIGALAGLLRQRGKRIVLGLSFLMCAQDLVEFADPLASWGHPIALLTGMACWSLLRDKGPAAGSAADGAVPGPLRAPREAGQGGPAGAPQQSLRGGAAGRGVREEPLDGGRAEPVGQVVAAGADGGEPEAARDVVRMEYEFPHAHGGEPGRVGAAPRVPGAIPLPRAADGRGEQRRSDADALQAGR
- a CDS encoding HAMP domain-containing sensor histidine kinase, encoding MTGGTAGPGGGTGQGAARGAGQGRRAREDGRSRGAAVPAGLGGRVWEALRPLDPYRSVKAALGALVIGSVVITTFLVFVAIHSATELRVITVFSIIASLLITQFVAQGLTAPLDEMTEVTRAMAQGDYTRRVGAGRRDEFGHLANAFNRMAADLEAVDTHRKELVANVSHELRTPIAGLRAVLENVVDGVSAADPETMRTALRQTERLGRLVEQLLDLSRLDNGVVPLHARRFEVWPYLAGVLKEASMANGSGSSPHARKDVHLHLDVSPPELTAHADAERLHQVVANLVDNAVKHSPPHGRVTVRARRGEGPQSLALEVLDEGPGIPEAERHRVFERFNRGGSGQQGPGTDGGTGLGLAIARWAVDLHGGSIGVAESPHGCRIQVTLPGVPRDHV